A stretch of the Gracilinanus agilis isolate LMUSP501 chromosome 4, AgileGrace, whole genome shotgun sequence genome encodes the following:
- the LOC123247847 gene encoding mitochondrial import inner membrane translocase subunit Tim8 A-like translates to MDSSSSMAGRGSVDPQLKHFIELETQKQRYKHLVHQMTELCWEKCMDKPGPKLDSRAETCFVNCVERFIDTSQFILNRLEQTQQSRPAISEGLSD, encoded by the coding sequence ATGGATTCCTCGTCCTCCATGGCGGGGCGGGGCTCTGTGGACCCGCAGCTGAAGCATTTCATCGAATTGGAAACTCAGAAGCAGCGATATAAGCATTTGGTGCACCAAATGACTGAGCTGTGCTGGGAAAAGTGCATGGACAAACCTGGGCCCAAGTTGGATAGTCGAGCTGAAACCTGCTTTGTAAACTGCGTGGAGAGATTTATTGACACAAGCCAGTTCATCCTGAACCGATTGGAGCAGACACAGCAGTCCAGGCCAGCCATCTCAGAAGGTTTGTCTGACTAA